A window of Cloacibacillus sp. genomic DNA:
AGGTGTGGGACATGGGTCAGGCTACTTTGAGCGTTCGGATGGACAGCGAAGTAAAGAAGGAGTTCGACGCTTTTTGTGCGGACGTAGGGATGAATACCTCCGTCGCGGTAAATATGTTTGCGAAGGCTGTTCTGCGCGAACGGCGCATTCCTTTTGAGATTTCAGACGCCGATCCTTTTTACAGCAAGGCAAATATGGAGCGCCTGAGCGCTGCGGCGGCTCGGATGGAGGCACGCGGGGGCGCGGTTCACGAGCTGATAGAGGCGGATGATGATTAAATGCTGGGATGAGGACGCCTGGGAGGATTATCTGCACTGGCAGAATGTCGATCGG
This region includes:
- a CDS encoding type II toxin-antitoxin system RelB/DinJ family antitoxin, which codes for MGQATLSVRMDSEVKKEFDAFCADVGMNTSVAVNMFAKAVLRERRIPFEISDADPFYSKANMERLSAAAARMEARGGAVHELIEADDD